Proteins encoded within one genomic window of Litorilinea aerophila:
- a CDS encoding ABC transporter substrate-binding protein, with translation MLKFGKRSGVCNFWAMMSLLLAVLLVAAACVPAGGPAPQGGQAGSASEAGAAQGPRTTVRIGSWDSGEALEPFNNAIAAYESANPNVDIQLEAVPQEYGTKLLAQLAAGTAPDIFQVGDGDVAKFVARDVVEPLEPYINGNNPLDMDVFFPNVAQFGIVNGQVYYLTKDYSPLVLYYNKDLFDEAGLDYPTTAWTWDDLLTAAQALTVRDDSGQVTRWGIQLPDTWGDLYWLRGILPIIYQGGGSVISEDGTTVQGHINSPETVAALEWYVALFKEHGVAPDNADLEALAGVDLFQNGMVAMVWTGRWPLKDYLANESLNFGVSGLPTGPAGKANVLCWAGFALNKASENKETAWDFLKYIAAGDGAKEFANYAFTAVRAIAESQHLDTDEYNAPIIADLENVRPLPEFTNPRFQECVETPFKEQLERVFLEDISVQEAMDAVAASAEACLAAE, from the coding sequence ATGTTGAAATTCGGAAAGCGCTCGGGAGTTTGTAACTTCTGGGCCATGATGAGCCTGCTATTGGCCGTGCTGTTGGTAGCTGCCGCCTGCGTTCCGGCTGGAGGGCCTGCCCCCCAGGGCGGCCAGGCGGGAAGCGCCTCAGAAGCCGGGGCAGCCCAGGGGCCCAGGACCACGGTACGCATCGGCAGCTGGGACAGCGGCGAAGCGCTGGAGCCCTTCAACAATGCCATCGCCGCCTACGAATCCGCCAACCCCAATGTGGACATCCAGCTGGAGGCGGTGCCCCAGGAATATGGCACCAAGCTGCTGGCCCAACTGGCCGCCGGCACCGCGCCCGACATCTTCCAGGTGGGCGACGGGGATGTGGCCAAGTTCGTGGCCCGAGATGTGGTGGAACCCCTGGAACCCTACATCAACGGCAACAACCCCCTGGACATGGACGTCTTCTTCCCCAACGTGGCCCAGTTCGGCATCGTAAACGGCCAGGTCTACTACCTGACCAAGGATTACAGCCCTCTGGTGCTCTACTACAACAAGGACCTGTTCGACGAAGCGGGACTGGACTATCCCACCACGGCGTGGACCTGGGATGATCTGCTGACCGCGGCCCAGGCCCTCACCGTGCGGGACGACAGCGGCCAGGTGACCCGTTGGGGCATTCAGCTCCCGGACACCTGGGGCGACCTTTACTGGCTGCGGGGCATCCTGCCCATCATCTACCAGGGAGGCGGCTCGGTCATCAGCGAGGATGGCACCACCGTCCAGGGGCACATCAACAGTCCGGAAACAGTGGCGGCCCTGGAATGGTATGTGGCCCTGTTCAAGGAGCATGGCGTGGCCCCGGACAACGCCGACCTGGAAGCCCTGGCCGGCGTGGACCTGTTCCAGAACGGCATGGTGGCCATGGTGTGGACGGGTCGCTGGCCCCTCAAAGATTACCTGGCCAACGAGTCCCTGAACTTCGGCGTCTCCGGCCTGCCCACCGGCCCCGCCGGCAAAGCCAATGTCCTCTGCTGGGCCGGCTTCGCCCTGAACAAGGCCAGCGAGAACAAGGAAACCGCCTGGGACTTCCTCAAGTACATCGCCGCGGGTGACGGCGCCAAGGAATTCGCCAACTACGCCTTCACCGCCGTGCGGGCCATCGCCGAAAGCCAACACCTGGACACCGACGAGTACAACGCCCCCATCATCGCCGACCTGGAGAATGTGCGCCCCCTGCCGGAATTCACCAACCCGCGCTTCCAGGAATGTGTGGAGACCCCCTTCAAGGAGCAACTGGAACGGGTCTTCCTGGAGGACATTAGCGTGCAGGAGGCCATGGATGCGGTCGCCGCCTCGGCGGAAGCCTGCCTGGCCGCAGAGTAA
- a CDS encoding LacI family DNA-binding transcriptional regulator has translation MKRVTLKDVAREAGVSYQTVSKVLNGKGSVTEATAARIWAAVNRLGYRPYVTARNLRKRASFLIGYSWKPMPPDQVNPILDKFLTSTVEAAEEAGYHLLLFPLRREDQEAVAQYRELIVTGRVDGFILSSTNYDDPRIRLLLDSRFPFVAFGRTNPDWDFPYVDVDGRAGTCMATRHLLEQGHRRIALLAWPDHSRAGTARFNGYLQAMAEAGIPICDEWIRRGEGHFNTGYQHTRELLALPADRRPTAVVAVDDQQAIGAMRAAQEAGLAVGPDFGVTGFDDTPGVQLLSPPLTSVRQPIWEVGQRIVQLLVAILRGEEPAERHILLQPELIVRQSSLRHGTWS, from the coding sequence ATGAAACGCGTGACCCTGAAGGACGTCGCCCGGGAGGCCGGCGTCAGCTATCAAACCGTGTCCAAGGTACTCAACGGCAAAGGCTCGGTGACAGAAGCCACCGCGGCCCGCATCTGGGCCGCGGTCAACCGGCTGGGCTATCGCCCCTACGTGACGGCCCGCAACCTGCGCAAACGGGCCAGCTTTCTCATCGGCTACTCCTGGAAGCCCATGCCGCCGGACCAGGTGAACCCCATCCTGGACAAGTTTCTCACCAGCACCGTGGAGGCCGCCGAGGAGGCCGGCTACCACCTGCTCCTCTTCCCCCTGCGCCGGGAAGATCAGGAGGCCGTGGCCCAGTACCGGGAGCTCATTGTGACCGGCCGGGTGGATGGCTTCATCCTTTCCTCCACCAACTACGACGATCCCCGCATCCGCCTGCTGCTGGATTCCCGCTTCCCCTTCGTGGCCTTCGGCCGCACCAATCCAGACTGGGACTTTCCCTATGTGGATGTGGACGGCCGGGCCGGCACCTGCATGGCCACCCGCCACCTGTTGGAGCAGGGCCACCGCCGCATCGCGCTCCTGGCCTGGCCGGACCATTCCCGGGCCGGCACAGCCCGTTTCAACGGCTATCTGCAGGCCATGGCCGAGGCGGGCATCCCCATCTGCGACGAATGGATCCGCCGGGGAGAGGGGCACTTTAACACCGGCTACCAACACACCCGGGAACTGCTGGCCCTGCCCGCCGACCGGCGTCCCACCGCCGTGGTTGCCGTAGATGACCAGCAGGCCATCGGGGCCATGCGCGCGGCCCAGGAAGCCGGGCTGGCCGTGGGCCCGGACTTTGGGGTGACCGGCTTCGATGATACACCCGGCGTCCAATTGCTCAGCCCTCCGCTCACCTCGGTGCGCCAGCCCATCTGGGAAGTGGGCCAGCGCATCGTCCAACTCCTGGTGGCCATCCTTCGGGGGGAAGAACCGGCCGAGCGGCACATTCTGCTCCAGCCAGAACTGATCGTGCGCCAGTCTAGCCTGCGCCATGGAACATGGTCGTAA
- a CDS encoding helix-turn-helix domain-containing protein, producing MNHTFLRIGFAIEPGDPFWVQVREAVGQRADALGLSLIPIQVPARGATSEACLHFLEELKAQEIQALISHVLPESLMRAILESGLPLICSEDTSLRHPLLVSVHGLGRAAVMAAEYLVGRIGEEGQILMVGGRTDPALTATLRIEGFLGVIRAYPGLRCYHVGDGWRYDETLDQLLEEAAAWTSRLERPIRAIFGLSDSLALAGRDACRKLGLLDTQTVIVGINGDPLALAAIQAGTMDATIATSPQDLGYRLADFARQAALQEPLPHHFPYSFELVTAANLSQVAVEKLVFIADLPSRLVDVNRQQEQQRLLQLQTSLEINQRLGSILDPDELLAAMAQIFRSRYGFDRADFYLWSHPDRTFTLLARSGKTADPVPLATSGPLGHALLNNRLIYIPDTGSSPRYPPDLRWPHTRTRVILPVRVGGQVLGVLDLHSQVRRLCNQAELDALQTLADEMGIGMRNAQLYAQALQARAEAVQASLLRSRLLARVSQQFRAPLNVILGYCQAALANPTLYGVPLPDELLRDLRHIEVSGAALQRLVNDLLELAQAETGTLRLYPEEVALQPFLKEVFESARRMMGDGRTVRWRLQVPATLPTLLADPIRLRTMLMNLLDNAARFTERGQIVLGADYSETRVHLWVQDTGCGMAPETLALVRQRELYGAGELPPRADGSPEGAGLGLAVVQYLAALHQGEFRIESEPGRGTTCHLSLPRHAGPAHPEERTADPVTGTRQRQPRLSHQLVDKVQEFVARNYATAFTREEIAAAVGVTPTYVSRVFRQQTGMALWDYVNGYRVARARELLEHSDLTVTEIAFTVGFNDSSYFSRVFRKETGLSPAAYRASRASTALAPPGR from the coding sequence ATGAACCACACTTTCCTGCGCATTGGATTCGCCATCGAACCAGGCGACCCCTTTTGGGTCCAGGTCCGGGAGGCGGTGGGCCAGCGGGCCGACGCCCTCGGCCTTTCGTTGATTCCCATCCAGGTGCCAGCCCGGGGCGCCACGAGTGAGGCCTGCCTCCATTTTTTGGAAGAATTGAAGGCCCAGGAGATCCAGGCCCTGATCAGCCACGTGCTGCCCGAATCCCTCATGCGGGCCATCCTGGAGAGCGGGCTGCCCCTCATTTGCTCAGAGGACACCTCCCTGCGGCACCCCTTGCTGGTGAGTGTCCATGGTCTGGGCCGGGCCGCCGTCATGGCCGCCGAGTACCTGGTGGGCCGGATCGGCGAGGAGGGCCAGATTTTGATGGTCGGCGGCCGCACGGATCCCGCCCTGACTGCCACCCTGCGCATCGAGGGCTTCCTGGGGGTGATCCGGGCGTACCCGGGCCTGCGCTGCTACCATGTGGGGGACGGTTGGCGCTATGACGAGACCCTGGACCAGTTGCTGGAAGAGGCCGCGGCATGGACTTCCAGGCTGGAGCGCCCCATCCGGGCCATCTTCGGCCTCTCAGACTCCCTGGCCCTGGCTGGCCGGGATGCCTGCCGGAAGCTGGGGCTCCTGGATACCCAGACGGTCATCGTCGGCATCAACGGCGACCCGCTGGCCCTGGCTGCCATCCAGGCCGGCACCATGGATGCCACCATCGCCACCAGCCCCCAGGACCTGGGCTATCGGCTGGCAGACTTCGCCCGGCAGGCCGCGCTCCAGGAGCCATTGCCCCACCATTTCCCCTACTCCTTCGAGCTGGTCACGGCCGCCAACCTCTCCCAGGTGGCTGTGGAGAAGTTGGTCTTCATTGCTGACCTACCCAGCCGGCTGGTGGATGTCAACCGGCAGCAGGAACAGCAGCGCCTGCTCCAGTTGCAGACCAGCCTGGAAATCAACCAGCGGCTTGGTTCCATTTTGGATCCGGACGAACTGCTGGCCGCCATGGCCCAGATATTTCGCTCCCGCTATGGGTTTGACCGGGCCGATTTTTACCTCTGGTCCCACCCCGACCGCACCTTCACCCTGCTGGCCCGCTCCGGGAAGACGGCGGACCCCGTGCCGCTGGCCACCTCTGGCCCCCTGGGCCATGCCCTGCTCAACAACCGGCTGATCTACATTCCGGATACCGGGTCCAGCCCCCGCTACCCACCGGATCTCCGCTGGCCCCACACCCGGACCCGGGTTATCTTGCCCGTTCGGGTGGGGGGGCAGGTCCTGGGCGTGCTGGATCTTCACAGCCAGGTCCGCCGCCTCTGCAACCAGGCGGAGCTGGACGCGCTCCAGACCCTGGCGGATGAGATGGGCATCGGGATGCGCAATGCCCAGCTCTACGCCCAGGCCCTGCAGGCCCGGGCCGAGGCTGTCCAGGCCAGCCTGCTCCGCTCCCGCCTGTTGGCCCGGGTCAGCCAACAATTCCGCGCCCCTTTGAACGTGATCCTGGGCTATTGCCAGGCGGCTCTGGCCAATCCCACCCTGTATGGCGTCCCATTGCCCGATGAACTCCTGCGGGACCTCCGCCACATTGAAGTGAGCGGCGCTGCCCTGCAGCGGCTGGTGAACGATCTGCTGGAGTTGGCCCAGGCGGAGACCGGCACCCTGCGCCTCTATCCAGAAGAGGTGGCTCTGCAGCCCTTCTTGAAAGAGGTCTTTGAATCGGCCAGGCGGATGATGGGGGATGGCCGCACGGTGCGCTGGCGGTTGCAGGTGCCGGCTACCCTGCCCACCCTGTTGGCCGATCCCATCCGCCTGCGGACCATGTTGATGAACCTGTTGGACAACGCCGCCCGTTTCACCGAGCGGGGGCAGATCGTGCTCGGCGCCGACTATTCAGAAACCCGGGTTCATCTGTGGGTCCAGGATACTGGCTGTGGCATGGCGCCAGAGACCCTGGCCCTGGTGCGTCAGCGGGAGCTGTATGGGGCAGGCGAACTGCCGCCTCGGGCGGATGGCAGCCCGGAGGGGGCAGGCCTGGGGCTGGCGGTGGTGCAATATCTGGCGGCCCTGCACCAGGGCGAGTTCCGGATCGAGAGCGAACCGGGGCGAGGAACCACCTGTCACCTCTCCCTGCCCCGCCACGCCGGGCCGGCCCATCCAGAGGAGAGGACAGCCGATCCTGTGACCGGCACACGCCAACGACAGCCACGTCTCTCCCATCAGTTGGTGGACAAAGTGCAGGAGTTCGTCGCCCGCAACTATGCCACCGCCTTTACCCGGGAGGAGATCGCCGCGGCGGTAGGGGTGACGCCCACCTATGTCTCCCGGGTCTTCCGCCAGCAGACGGGCATGGCGCTCTGGGACTACGTCAACGGATACCGGGTGGCCCGGGCGCGGGAACTCCTGGAACATAGCGATCTCACTGTAACGGAGATCGCCTTCACCGTGGGTTTCAACGATTCCTCCTACTTCAGCCGGGTCTTTCGCAAAGAGACCGGCCTCTCGCCGGCTGCCTACCGGGCCTCCCGGGCCAGCACTGCCCTGGCTCCTCCCGGCCGGTGA
- a CDS encoding response regulator, translating to MAGAAISLLLLEPDRPTRHLYTRELGRSYRVIPVERLPEALQVLSTQEVHVAVLEPGTFGDELWRRLGTLRAQRPGGLPPVIICSAIDERSQAYRAGVSAYLIKPVSPQRLAAEVARWLAEAGFHGGRSDADRTEGE from the coding sequence GTGGCAGGAGCAGCGATTTCCCTGTTATTGCTCGAACCCGACAGGCCCACCCGCCACCTCTACACGCGGGAGCTCGGCCGTTCCTACCGGGTCATCCCAGTGGAGCGCCTTCCCGAGGCGTTGCAAGTTCTGAGCACCCAGGAGGTGCACGTGGCCGTTTTGGAGCCGGGGACCTTTGGAGACGAGCTCTGGCGGCGGTTGGGGACCCTCCGGGCGCAGCGGCCGGGCGGGCTGCCACCTGTCATCATCTGCAGCGCGATCGATGAGCGCAGCCAGGCCTACCGGGCGGGCGTCTCGGCCTACCTGATCAAGCCGGTGTCTCCCCAGCGCCTGGCGGCGGAAGTGGCCCGTTGGCTGGCAGAAGCCGGCTTTCATGGGGGCAGATCAGATGCGGATCGGACCGAAGGGGAATAA
- a CDS encoding carbohydrate ABC transporter permease — MARPRRRLGRESLTAFLFVLPSLIGFITFFAVPAVRGLWISFTNWDLLRPAQFIGLGNYARLLQDGEFWNALTVTIYYVLLNIPLQTVLAMVIAVMMHRLTDSVVIKGLLILPWLMPPVVVGLIWLWILDPNLGILNVALKSLGLPAVAFLGLPQWAMPSIAMINIWQYVGYTALLIFAGLQSIPPSVYEAASIDGASESQMFWKVTVPLLRPVLVFVLVTSVIGSFQIFDTIAITTKGGPVNATKVLNWYIYEQAFSRFNMGYATTISIVLFLILIVVSLIQMRLLRAGESDL, encoded by the coding sequence GTGGCACGTCCCCGTCGTCGGTTGGGCCGTGAAAGCCTGACGGCTTTTCTCTTCGTGTTGCCCAGCCTGATCGGGTTTATCACCTTTTTTGCCGTCCCGGCCGTCCGCGGCCTCTGGATCAGCTTCACCAATTGGGACCTGTTGCGGCCGGCCCAGTTTATCGGCCTGGGCAATTATGCCCGCCTCTTGCAGGACGGGGAATTCTGGAATGCCCTGACCGTGACCATCTACTACGTGCTGTTGAACATCCCCCTCCAGACTGTCCTGGCCATGGTGATCGCGGTCATGATGCATCGCCTGACCGATTCGGTGGTCATCAAGGGGCTGCTCATCCTGCCCTGGCTCATGCCGCCGGTGGTGGTGGGCCTCATCTGGCTCTGGATCCTGGATCCAAACCTGGGCATCTTGAATGTGGCCCTGAAGAGCCTGGGGCTGCCAGCCGTGGCCTTCCTGGGGCTTCCCCAGTGGGCCATGCCTTCCATTGCCATGATCAACATCTGGCAATATGTGGGCTACACGGCCCTGCTCATCTTTGCCGGCCTGCAATCCATCCCCCCATCGGTCTACGAAGCGGCCAGCATCGACGGCGCCTCGGAAAGCCAGATGTTTTGGAAGGTCACCGTGCCCCTGCTGCGGCCTGTCCTGGTCTTCGTGCTGGTCACCTCGGTCATCGGCTCCTTCCAGATCTTCGACACCATTGCCATCACTACCAAAGGGGGGCCGGTGAACGCCACCAAGGTGCTGAACTGGTACATCTACGAGCAGGCCTTCTCCCGCTTCAACATGGGCTATGCCACTACTATCTCAATTGTGCTCTTCCTGATCCTGATTGTGGTCAGTTTGATTCAGATGCGCCTCCTGCGGGCGGGTGAATCCGATCTGTAA
- a CDS encoding carbohydrate ABC transporter permease yields MAPNVTGAYRPKQQFPWGKILAWMAMALLLFVTLFPFWWVLRTALTAPRAVFQNTGSLLPVQTTLINFQRVLGLVDPQTAIAMGGSGQAINFARALINSIIVSGLVVVGQTTFCAMAAYAFARLRFPFRNGLFTLYISALMVPAIVTTIPNFILVRQLGWLNTFAGIVAPTFLMTPFAVFFLRQFFLGVNREVEEAAYIDGASVWLVFWRVVVPITVPALTTLAIVTLINTWNSYLWPLIVGSDESVRVLTVALGIFRSQTPQGAPDWTGLMAGTTLAIIPTFLIFVLLGRRILDSIQFTGFK; encoded by the coding sequence ATGGCCCCGAATGTAACCGGCGCCTATCGACCGAAGCAACAATTTCCCTGGGGAAAAATCCTGGCCTGGATGGCCATGGCGCTGCTGCTGTTCGTGACCCTCTTCCCCTTCTGGTGGGTGTTGCGCACCGCGCTGACCGCGCCCCGGGCCGTCTTCCAGAATACCGGCTCCCTGCTACCTGTCCAGACCACCCTGATCAATTTCCAGCGGGTGCTGGGGCTGGTCGACCCACAGACGGCCATTGCCATGGGCGGCTCGGGCCAGGCCATCAACTTCGCCCGGGCCCTGATCAATTCCATCATCGTCTCCGGGTTAGTGGTGGTCGGCCAGACCACCTTCTGTGCCATGGCTGCGTATGCCTTTGCCCGCCTGCGCTTTCCCTTCCGAAATGGCCTCTTCACCCTTTACATTTCAGCCCTGATGGTGCCGGCGATTGTGACCACCATCCCCAATTTCATCCTGGTGCGCCAGCTGGGCTGGCTGAACACCTTTGCCGGTATCGTGGCTCCCACCTTTCTGATGACCCCCTTTGCCGTCTTCTTCCTGCGCCAGTTTTTCCTGGGGGTGAATCGGGAGGTGGAGGAGGCCGCCTACATCGACGGCGCCAGCGTCTGGCTGGTCTTCTGGCGGGTGGTGGTGCCCATCACCGTGCCGGCCCTGACCACCCTGGCCATCGTGACCCTGATCAACACCTGGAACAGCTACCTCTGGCCCCTGATTGTCGGCAGCGACGAGAGCGTCCGGGTTCTCACCGTGGCCCTGGGCATTTTCCGCTCCCAGACGCCCCAGGGCGCGCCAGACTGGACGGGCCTGATGGCAGGCACCACTCTGGCCATCATTCCCACCTTCCTCATCTTCGTGTTGTTAGGTCGGCGGATTCTGGATTCCATCCAGTTTACCGGCTTCAAATAA
- a CDS encoding ABC transporter substrate-binding protein has translation MNRRISLWMALTFALSLILSACGGSPPGTASAPSADTGGAATSDEVVTITYWLWDANQLPAYQQCADDFMEANPNIKVELVQSGWGDYWNNLQTGMVAGTAPDVFTNHLAKYPEFAAKGQLVDIQPFVEADGVDLSVYIGDLAELWARDGKRYGLPKDWDTIAIVYNQEALDAAGVTLEELNNATWDPESGGTFGELIARLTVDENGNNGLSPDFDPSRVKQYGLIINGAGEAYGQTEWSWLAASTGWRHIDELYATKYNFDDPRFIATIQWLADMMQKGYIMPLQQVTSLGGSAAFNSGLGALHANGSWMIGEFANNATFPFGFARLPQGPEGRKSMFNGLADSIWTGTQHVNEAWQWVKYAASKDCADTVGEFGVVFPAQQSGVDKAIAAFQAKGLDVSAFTEQALEPGGTFLFPITDHASEITAIMSPVMESILLGQVDAASALPEANAQINALFQQ, from the coding sequence ATGAACCGACGAATTTCCCTGTGGATGGCGCTAACCTTTGCGCTGAGCCTTATCTTGAGCGCCTGTGGCGGTTCGCCCCCGGGCACCGCCAGCGCCCCGTCCGCCGACACCGGCGGCGCAGCCACCAGCGACGAGGTAGTGACCATCACCTACTGGCTCTGGGACGCCAACCAGTTGCCCGCCTACCAGCAGTGTGCCGATGACTTCATGGAGGCCAACCCCAACATCAAGGTCGAACTGGTCCAGAGTGGCTGGGGCGACTACTGGAATAACCTCCAGACCGGCATGGTGGCCGGCACCGCGCCCGACGTCTTCACCAATCACCTGGCCAAGTACCCCGAGTTCGCGGCCAAGGGGCAGTTGGTGGATATCCAGCCTTTTGTGGAAGCTGACGGCGTGGACCTGAGCGTCTACATCGGCGACCTGGCCGAGCTGTGGGCCCGGGATGGCAAGCGCTATGGCCTGCCCAAGGACTGGGACACCATCGCCATCGTCTACAACCAGGAAGCCCTGGACGCGGCCGGCGTGACCCTGGAGGAGCTGAACAACGCCACCTGGGATCCCGAATCCGGCGGCACCTTCGGTGAGCTGATTGCCCGACTCACCGTGGACGAAAATGGCAACAACGGGCTCAGCCCCGACTTCGACCCCTCCCGAGTCAAGCAGTATGGTCTGATCATCAACGGCGCGGGCGAAGCCTACGGCCAGACCGAGTGGAGCTGGCTCGCGGCCAGCACCGGCTGGCGCCACATCGACGAACTGTACGCCACCAAGTACAACTTTGATGACCCGCGCTTCATCGCCACCATCCAATGGCTGGCCGACATGATGCAGAAAGGCTACATCATGCCCCTGCAACAGGTGACCAGCCTGGGCGGCTCGGCAGCCTTCAACAGCGGCCTGGGCGCCCTCCATGCCAATGGCTCCTGGATGATCGGCGAGTTTGCCAACAACGCCACCTTCCCCTTCGGCTTCGCCCGTCTGCCCCAGGGCCCCGAAGGCCGCAAGAGCATGTTCAACGGCCTGGCCGACTCCATCTGGACCGGCACCCAACATGTGAACGAGGCCTGGCAGTGGGTGAAATATGCCGCCTCCAAGGATTGCGCGGACACGGTGGGCGAGTTCGGTGTGGTCTTCCCTGCCCAGCAGTCTGGGGTGGATAAGGCCATCGCCGCCTTCCAGGCTAAGGGCCTGGATGTCTCGGCCTTCACCGAGCAGGCCCTGGAGCCCGGTGGCACCTTCCTCTTCCCCATCACCGATCACGCTTCGGAGATCACGGCCATCATGTCGCCGGTGATGGAAAGCATCCTGTTGGGCCAGGTGGACGCGGCCTCTGCCCTGCCCGAGGCCAACGCCCAGATCAACGCCCTGTTCCAGCAGTAG
- a CDS encoding CRTAC1 family protein, which produces MPCFPSRRLSRCLTGLLVFLALLAGGSLLALLRTPQAGHARPAVGGPVVAVRAEDSPLAVTGPCQDTFVAHDLAHTSRAGEAVPRLFDSNGSGLAINDLDGDGRLDIVLADLAGPLAILWNRGHLQFERQELPLLRRARGVAAVDVDGDTRLDLVVTHGVAAPAFFRNQGNRHFQLTPMPGVQRPAYAMAWADLDRDGDLDLVTGSYDAGRQQEVGANYLFGASAGVWVYLQADGRWQGQQLAEAAQALAIAVWDLDDDGRPDIWVGNDFDEPDRIWLQRDGTTWLEATPFRQTAHSTMGIDRGDIDGDGIPEYFATDMKPYSIHPRDLAPWLPLMEAATQERRPWDPQVSENVLLVRAGDRYVNRAYPSKVDATGWSWSAKFGDLDHDGHLDLYVVNGMIAADLFPYLPQGELVESNQALQNQGRGRFLPAPGWGLDSRRSGRGMSMADLDDDGDLDIVVNNLNSPAQLFENRLCLQGKGLVVELRWPGSRNPYAIGAQAILHTGQGPLLRDVRAVSGYLSGDPASVHFGVPRGSDPLSLEVHWPDGAVTWLEQPLPGHRLTLIREDGP; this is translated from the coding sequence ATGCCTTGCTTCCCATCGCGGCGTTTATCCCGCTGCCTGACCGGCCTCCTGGTCTTCCTGGCCCTGTTGGCCGGGGGCAGCCTGCTCGCGCTCCTGCGCACCCCCCAGGCCGGACATGCCCGGCCCGCCGTCGGCGGGCCGGTAGTCGCCGTGCGTGCCGAGGACTCGCCCCTGGCGGTGACCGGGCCTTGCCAGGACACCTTCGTGGCCCACGACCTGGCCCACACCAGCCGGGCCGGTGAAGCTGTCCCCCGCCTCTTCGACAGCAACGGCAGCGGCCTGGCCATCAACGACCTGGACGGCGACGGACGCCTGGACATTGTGCTGGCAGATCTGGCCGGGCCCCTGGCGATCCTGTGGAACCGGGGCCACCTCCAGTTCGAGCGCCAGGAGCTACCCCTGCTGCGCCGGGCCCGGGGCGTGGCCGCGGTGGACGTGGATGGCGACACCCGGCTGGACCTGGTGGTGACCCATGGGGTGGCCGCACCGGCCTTTTTTCGCAACCAGGGCAACCGCCACTTCCAGCTCACGCCCATGCCCGGCGTCCAGCGGCCGGCCTACGCCATGGCCTGGGCCGATCTGGATCGGGACGGCGACCTGGATCTGGTGACCGGCTCCTACGATGCCGGCCGCCAGCAGGAAGTCGGCGCCAACTACCTCTTTGGCGCCAGCGCAGGCGTCTGGGTCTACCTGCAAGCGGATGGGAGATGGCAGGGGCAGCAACTGGCCGAGGCCGCCCAGGCCCTGGCCATTGCCGTCTGGGACCTCGACGACGACGGCCGGCCGGACATCTGGGTGGGCAACGACTTCGATGAGCCCGACCGCATCTGGCTGCAGCGGGATGGCACCACCTGGCTCGAAGCCACCCCCTTTCGGCAGACCGCCCACAGCACCATGGGGATAGACCGGGGAGACATTGACGGAGATGGGATCCCGGAATATTTCGCTACAGATATGAAGCCCTACAGCATCCACCCCCGGGATCTGGCCCCGTGGCTTCCCCTGATGGAGGCCGCAACCCAGGAGCGGCGCCCCTGGGATCCCCAGGTTTCAGAAAATGTGCTGCTGGTGCGAGCAGGGGACCGATACGTCAATCGGGCCTACCCATCCAAAGTGGACGCCACCGGCTGGAGCTGGTCCGCCAAATTCGGCGACCTGGACCACGACGGCCATCTGGATCTGTACGTGGTCAACGGCATGATCGCCGCCGACCTCTTCCCCTACCTCCCCCAGGGCGAGCTGGTGGAATCCAATCAGGCCTTGCAGAACCAGGGCCGGGGACGCTTCCTGCCTGCTCCTGGCTGGGGGCTGGACTCGCGGCGTAGCGGCCGGGGCATGAGCATGGCCGACCTGGACGACGACGGGGATCTGGATATCGTGGTCAACAACCTCAACAGCCCCGCCCAGCTCTTCGAAAACCGCCTCTGCCTCCAGGGCAAGGGACTGGTGGTGGAGCTGCGCTGGCCCGGCTCCCGAAATCCCTACGCCATCGGCGCCCAGGCCATCCTCCACACCGGGCAGGGTCCCCTGCTGCGGGACGTCCGGGCCGTCAGCGGCTACCTGTCCGGCGACCCGGCCAGCGTGCACTTCGGCGTGCCCCGGGGCAGCGATCCCCTTTCCCTGGAAGTGCACTGGCCAGATGGCGCTGTCACCTGGCTGGAGCAGCCCCTTCCCGGACACCGGTTGACCCTCATCCGGGAGGACGGGCCGTAG